A genomic window from Chitinophagaceae bacterium includes:
- a CDS encoding 3-hydroxyacyl-CoA dehydrogenase, with protein MKIFATGHASRLSELKEKIDPVHFVQYETASPASIDFAGNFASFDLLFDLNADDDAAGLSGYAALYQKPVIVCAVKKSLHQLCRHFEGEINCHLIGMNALPTFINRSKTEVSFSSADSANFFEQIAKLLNWEYLAVEDKVGMVTPRVIAMVINEACFTLQEKTATKEDIDTAMKLGTNYPWGPFEWCDRIGIKDVYETLEAIAKDTGDPRYKICELLRDKFLTGASFYVQKTNLK; from the coding sequence TTGAAAATATTTGCTACCGGACATGCGAGTCGTCTTTCAGAATTGAAAGAAAAAATTGATCCGGTGCATTTTGTTCAGTATGAAACGGCATCACCTGCGAGCATCGATTTTGCCGGCAACTTTGCATCTTTTGATTTGCTTTTTGACCTGAATGCCGATGATGATGCAGCAGGACTTTCCGGTTACGCGGCCTTGTACCAAAAACCCGTGATCGTTTGCGCTGTTAAAAAATCATTGCATCAGTTATGCCGCCATTTCGAAGGCGAAATTAACTGCCACCTTATTGGTATGAACGCACTTCCCACTTTTATCAACCGTTCTAAGACCGAGGTTTCGTTTTCCAGTGCTGATTCCGCAAACTTTTTTGAACAGATCGCCAAACTTCTTAATTGGGAATACCTTGCAGTAGAAGATAAAGTGGGCATGGTAACACCAAGAGTGATTGCAATGGTAATTAATGAAGCATGCTTCACATTGCAGGAAAAAACAGCAACTAAAGAAGACATAGATACTGCCATGAAACTGGGCACCAACTATCCGTGGGGTCCTTTTGAATGGTGCGACCGGATTGGCATCAAAGACGTATACGAAACACTGGAAGCCATTGCAAAAGATACCGGAGACCCACGATACAAAATTTGTGAATTGCTGAGGGATAAATTCCTTACAGGAGCGTCTTTTTACGTTCAAAAAACAAATCTGAAATAA
- a CDS encoding Uma2 family endonuclease, whose translation METTIDRPPRTAMEVFKLLPEGTLCEVIENQLYMAPPPNEFHQGTLSDLFLEIGNYVKQQDPGIVRFAPYGVYLDDESVVEPDLLFISRENIELIKKDGFHGAPDLIIEILSPSNEQHDTVTKKNLYEKFGVKEYWIVDPENKVATGYEWKKGKFLSLGITTNKIPSKLLHQTFSF comes from the coding sequence ATGGAAACAACTATTGATCGTCCACCGAGAACAGCTATGGAAGTTTTTAAATTGCTTCCGGAAGGCACCTTATGTGAAGTTATCGAAAACCAATTGTATATGGCTCCTCCTCCAAATGAGTTTCACCAGGGAACACTTAGTGATTTATTTCTTGAGATTGGAAACTACGTAAAACAGCAAGATCCTGGCATAGTACGCTTTGCTCCTTATGGCGTTTATTTAGACGATGAAAGTGTAGTGGAACCAGATCTCCTTTTTATCTCCCGTGAAAATATCGAGCTGATTAAAAAAGATGGATTTCATGGTGCACCGGATCTGATCATTGAAATCCTTTCTCCGTCGAATGAACAACATGATACGGTGACGAAGAAAAATCTTTACGAAAAGTTTGGAGTGAAAGAATACTGGATCGTTGATCCTGAAAATAAAGTGGCTACCGGTTATGAATGGAAAAAAGGAAAATTTCTGTCATTAGGCATCACCACCAATAAAATTCCTTCAAAACTTTTGCATCAAACCTTTTCATTCTGA
- the upp gene encoding uracil phosphoribosyltransferase — protein sequence MPVVNLSTTNSLVNQFLSEIRDAAIQQDRMRFRKNMERCGEILAYEISKVLPYREKAVATPLGIAQVPVLESPPVIGAILRAGVILHQGMLNYFDHADNAFISAYRKHQPDGSFEILLEYVSCPSLENRTLILADPMLATGQSMVKTMEQLFASGKPLHTHLACVIAAQPGIDLVLKHIPDVTIWACAIDNSLDARSYIVPGLGDAGDLAYGTKMQH from the coding sequence ATGCCAGTAGTCAATTTAAGCACCACCAACTCATTGGTGAATCAATTTCTTTCAGAGATACGTGATGCAGCCATTCAGCAGGACAGAATGCGTTTCCGGAAAAACATGGAACGATGCGGAGAAATACTCGCCTATGAAATCAGCAAGGTATTACCCTACCGTGAAAAAGCAGTCGCTACTCCTTTAGGGATCGCCCAGGTTCCTGTATTGGAATCACCACCCGTAATAGGCGCCATTCTCAGGGCCGGAGTAATTTTGCACCAGGGAATGCTTAACTATTTCGATCATGCCGACAATGCTTTCATCTCTGCCTACCGGAAACATCAGCCAGATGGTTCTTTTGAAATTCTGCTTGAATATGTTTCTTGTCCGAGTCTTGAAAACCGGACGCTCATCCTGGCTGATCCCATGCTGGCAACCGGACAATCGATGGTGAAAACAATGGAGCAATTGTTTGCATCCGGCAAACCGTTGCACACTCATCTCGCTTGCGTTATCGCCGCGCAGCCCGGCATCGACCTCGTTTTGAAACACATCCCCGATGTTACGATCTGGGCCTGTGCCATCGATAATTCGCTGGATGCACGATCGTATATAGTGCCCGGATTGGGCGATGCAGGAGACTTAGCCTATGGAACAAAGATGCAGCACTAG
- a CDS encoding SAM-dependent methyltransferase, whose protein sequence is MDGISFFIVENERSARRFLRSIGYHKNFDEGTMIAVVKDEDFVAPEMMYKYLQEGNDVGVISEAGCPGIADPGAAAVLWAHEKGIKVVPLIGPSSIFLALMASGLNGQQFAFHGYLPVNSAERKAKMKELEEESLRKNQTQLFMETPYRNMALLKDILECCRQRTLLCIATDITLSSEKIITQPISFWGKQLPDLHKKPTLFLLLAR, encoded by the coding sequence ATGGATGGCATCAGTTTTTTCATTGTAGAAAATGAACGCTCCGCCCGTCGGTTTTTACGAAGCATAGGCTATCATAAAAACTTTGATGAAGGTACAATGATCGCTGTTGTGAAGGACGAAGATTTTGTTGCTCCGGAAATGATGTACAAATATTTGCAGGAAGGAAATGATGTGGGTGTAATCTCTGAAGCCGGTTGTCCCGGCATCGCAGACCCCGGAGCTGCGGCGGTGTTATGGGCGCATGAAAAAGGTATTAAGGTTGTTCCGTTAATTGGTCCATCTTCCATTTTCCTGGCTTTGATGGCCAGTGGTTTGAACGGACAGCAATTCGCATTTCATGGCTATTTACCGGTGAACAGTGCAGAGCGAAAAGCAAAAATGAAGGAATTAGAAGAAGAATCGCTGCGTAAAAATCAGACACAGCTTTTTATGGAAACACCTTACAGAAACATGGCTTTACTGAAAGATATATTGGAATGCTGCAGGCAACGAACCTTGCTTTGCATTGCGACTGACATTACGCTTTCTTCTGAAAAAATTATCACACAACCCATAAGCTTCTGGGGGAAACAATTACCCGACCTCCATAAAAAACCAACGCTATTTTTATTACTTGCCCGATAA
- a CDS encoding asparaginase, whose translation MSIMILITGGTFDKEYDELNGTLYFKETHLPEMLKLGRCTVPVEVKTAMMIDSLEMTDQQRKIIIEMCNRCEQNKIIITHGTDTMAVTAKVLGEAGLSKTIVLTGAMIPYKFGSSDGFFNLGSAFAFAQALPHGVYIAMNGRSFDWHNVLKNKKTGIFEEL comes from the coding sequence ATGAGTATCATGATCCTGATTACCGGAGGCACCTTTGACAAAGAATACGATGAATTGAATGGAACGCTTTATTTCAAAGAAACACACTTGCCCGAAATGTTGAAATTAGGGCGCTGTACTGTACCCGTTGAAGTGAAAACTGCCATGATGATAGACAGCCTCGAAATGACAGATCAGCAACGTAAGATCATCATTGAAATGTGTAACCGTTGCGAACAAAATAAAATCATCATCACCCACGGCACCGATACCATGGCGGTGACAGCAAAAGTGCTCGGAGAAGCAGGCCTTTCAAAAACTATTGTGCTCACCGGTGCAATGATCCCTTATAAATTCGGCAGCTCCGACGGATTCTTCAACCTGGGCAGCGCTTTTGCATTCGCCCAGGCATTGCCGCATGGAGTTTATATTGCAATGAATGGCCGTTCTTTCGATTGGCACAACGTTTTGAAAAATAAGAAGACGGGAATTTTTGAGGAACTGTAG
- a CDS encoding DMT family transporter gives MSHKPSFSDWILLLLLALIWGSSFILMKKGLEVFRPEQVAALRIAITALVMLPFLLIRWKEIRKGKVKYILLQGLFGNFLPAFLFTIAQQHIDSSLAGILNSLSPVFVLLLGILFFGTGFTWWRIAGMFVAFSGSVLLLLFQQGHGITTNGLFGWLIVFATFSYGISANIIKRYLYDVQPITINAVAFSVMLFPALIILFFTDVPKTFESGNTAFVALGYIAILGIVGSGIASIVYFRLIHNTTALFASSVTYLVPVVALFWGFLAGEPIGLIDYAGMALILSGVYLVGK, from the coding sequence ATGAGCCATAAACCTTCTTTTTCCGATTGGATTTTGCTTTTACTGCTTGCCCTTATCTGGGGAAGTTCTTTCATTCTGATGAAAAAAGGACTGGAGGTTTTTCGTCCTGAACAGGTGGCAGCACTTCGCATTGCTATCACTGCACTTGTGATGCTCCCGTTTCTTTTGATACGTTGGAAAGAAATCCGAAAAGGAAAAGTGAAATACATTTTGTTGCAGGGATTGTTCGGAAATTTTTTGCCTGCCTTTCTTTTTACCATCGCCCAACAACACATAGACAGTTCACTTGCCGGAATTCTTAATTCTTTATCACCGGTATTTGTGTTGTTGCTGGGAATATTATTTTTCGGTACAGGATTTACCTGGTGGAGAATTGCAGGTATGTTCGTTGCATTCAGCGGTTCAGTTTTGTTGTTGCTTTTCCAGCAAGGCCATGGCATTACTACCAATGGATTATTCGGATGGTTGATTGTATTCGCAACGTTCTCTTATGGCATCAGCGCCAACATCATAAAAAGATATCTTTACGATGTGCAGCCAATCACGATAAATGCAGTTGCATTTTCAGTGATGCTTTTTCCGGCACTGATCATTTTATTTTTCACTGATGTACCGAAAACATTTGAGTCAGGTAACACTGCCTTCGTTGCTCTTGGTTACATTGCTATTCTCGGCATTGTTGGTTCAGGAATAGCCTCTATTGTTTATTTCCGCCTCATTCACAATACCACAGCATTGTTTGCATCATCAGTAACTTATCTTGTTCCGGTTGTTGCATTATTCTGGGGATTCCTCGCAGGTGAACCCATTGGCCTGATTGATTATGCAGGCATGGCACTTATTCTTTCGGGCGTTTACCTCGTGGGGAAATAA
- a CDS encoding PorP/SprF family type IX secretion system membrane protein, which produces MKKNVHVALFFLLIISSVAKAQDIHFSQFYYSPFTFNPALTGSMDGQYRISGIYKNQWGSVSSPYVYSTPSVSADFKLFSGGYSYNYLGIGVLLLNDKSGDGGLSNLTAMLSASYHQALDREGNFHIAVGLQGGMVQKKIDFEKLDFYDEFDGLGFNGITSEHFDYYQIGYADFAAGAAFDGMVSRSSRIQFGAAAFHLTTPTESFFAASDNVLNMRYVVHANATFGVNNKFYIFPFIQYQLQNNDNEFVLGSNFGINMNSNPRGLPSIFYVGAFSRAGVDLIPTIGIMMKGVQAGISYDVTTSSDLSAATNGKGGFELAIVYTGNNQPPRHYKRIYCPAF; this is translated from the coding sequence ATGAAAAAAAATGTACACGTTGCTTTGTTTTTCCTTCTTATAATAAGTTCCGTCGCAAAAGCGCAGGACATCCATTTTTCACAGTTTTACTATTCACCATTCACGTTTAATCCCGCATTAACAGGATCTATGGATGGTCAATATCGCATCAGTGGCATCTACAAAAATCAATGGGGAAGCGTTTCTTCTCCTTACGTCTATTCAACGCCTTCTGTGAGTGCCGATTTCAAATTATTTTCAGGTGGTTATTCTTACAACTATCTCGGAATTGGTGTTTTATTGTTGAATGACAAATCAGGTGACGGCGGATTATCTAATCTCACAGCGATGCTTTCAGCGTCCTATCACCAGGCATTGGACAGGGAGGGAAACTTTCATATAGCCGTTGGTCTGCAAGGTGGAATGGTGCAAAAGAAAATTGACTTTGAGAAGTTGGATTTTTATGATGAATTCGACGGACTTGGCTTCAATGGCATTACTTCAGAGCATTTTGATTATTACCAGATTGGCTATGCAGATTTTGCTGCCGGTGCTGCTTTTGATGGTATGGTCAGCCGTTCCAGCCGTATTCAATTTGGCGCCGCAGCCTTTCACCTTACCACACCTACAGAATCATTTTTTGCAGCAAGTGATAATGTGCTCAACATGCGCTACGTAGTTCATGCCAATGCGACTTTCGGGGTCAATAACAAATTTTACATCTTTCCATTTATACAGTACCAGCTCCAAAACAATGACAACGAATTTGTGCTCGGCTCCAATTTCGGTATTAATATGAACAGCAATCCGCGCGGATTACCAAGTATATTTTATGTAGGTGCATTCTCCCGTGCCGGTGTTGATCTTATTCCTACTATCGGCATTATGATGAAAGGAGTGCAGGCCGGAATTAGTTATGATGTAACCACTTCAAGCGATTTGAGTGCTGCTACCAATGGTAAAGGAGGATTTGAATTGGCAATCGTGTATACCGGCAATAATCAACCTCCTCGACACTACAAGCGGATTTACTGCCCTGCTTTCTGA
- a CDS encoding RidA family protein: MAKQIIKTDKGPAPIGPYSQAVAAGNMLFISGQVAKDAVTGNLITDDIAKETGKVMENLQAILTAAGFEFSDVVKTTIFLTDMKLFAAVNEVYGSFFNGEYPARETVAVSGLPLGVNVEISMIANK; encoded by the coding sequence ATGGCAAAACAAATTATAAAAACAGATAAGGGTCCGGCACCGATTGGTCCGTATAGCCAGGCCGTTGCTGCGGGTAATATGTTGTTCATTTCGGGACAAGTTGCAAAAGATGCAGTAACCGGTAACCTGATAACAGATGACATTGCGAAGGAAACAGGCAAGGTGATGGAAAACCTGCAGGCCATCCTGACTGCTGCAGGTTTTGAATTTTCAGACGTAGTGAAGACAACTATTTTTCTAACTGACATGAAATTGTTTGCTGCTGTAAATGAAGTATATGGTTCATTTTTCAATGGCGAATATCCTGCAAGGGAAACAGTGGCTGTTTCAGGATTACCGCTAGGTGTGAATGTGGAGATCTCGATGATTGCAAACAAGTAA
- a CDS encoding Lrp/AsnC ligand binding domain-containing protein translates to MATKLNFDKLDLQIISEMMRNASVSYKELGKKLYVSGGTIHVRMKKLQRLGVITGSRYHINLKKVGYDVIAFIGVYLEKSSMYDSVAKELKKLPEIVRLNYTTGNYSMFAEIVCRDMDHLKFVLHDELQKIKGIERTETLISLEESFNRSAEIL, encoded by the coding sequence ATGGCCACTAAATTGAATTTTGACAAATTGGATCTGCAGATTATTTCCGAGATGATGCGCAATGCATCTGTTTCCTACAAAGAGCTTGGCAAAAAACTGTACGTCTCCGGTGGTACCATTCATGTTCGCATGAAAAAACTGCAACGACTTGGTGTGATTACCGGTTCACGTTATCACATCAACCTGAAAAAAGTAGGGTATGATGTAATCGCTTTCATTGGTGTTTACCTCGAGAAAAGTTCGATGTACGATTCTGTTGCGAAAGAATTGAAAAAACTTCCGGAGATCGTGCGGTTAAATTATACAACAGGAAACTACAGCATGTTTGCGGAGATCGTTTGCCGCGATATGGATCATTTGAAATTTGTATTGCATGATGAATTGCAAAAAATCAAAGGTATTGAACGAACGGAAACATTAATTTCTCTGGAAGAAAGTTTTAACCGGAGCGCGGAGATTTTGTAA
- a CDS encoding ABC transporter permease: MKTIIEAGRPGIASQFKEIFHYRDLLTMLAYRDYRVRYAQTVLGFSWALIQPLLTLLIFILVFNKAVKVDTGNIPYPLFALTGMWAWTYFSYVITQAGQSIVSSQALVTKIYFPRLIIPISKGIVGFIDFIIVFFILLLVMAWYRFLPGSNLLALPLLIAAVVVFSMAVGIWFSALTIRFRDLQYVIPFLVQIGLYLSPVGYPASQIPAAYKNLYYLNPMAGIIDGFRWCLLDTPLPETRFLYYSAVIILVTLLSGVYYFQRTERVIADVI; the protein is encoded by the coding sequence ATGAAAACCATCATAGAAGCAGGCCGGCCCGGAATCGCTTCACAGTTTAAAGAAATATTTCACTACCGCGACCTGCTTACCATGCTGGCTTATCGCGACTATCGCGTGCGGTATGCACAAACAGTTTTAGGATTTTCGTGGGCGTTGATTCAACCTTTACTTACACTGCTCATATTTATCCTGGTTTTTAATAAAGCCGTTAAAGTAGATACCGGAAATATTCCATATCCGTTGTTTGCACTCACCGGAATGTGGGCGTGGACTTATTTTTCATACGTGATTACACAAGCCGGCCAATCCATCGTCAGTTCACAGGCCCTCGTTACCAAGATTTATTTTCCGCGTCTTATAATTCCAATTTCCAAAGGAATTGTTGGATTTATAGATTTCATCATTGTCTTCTTCATACTGCTTTTGGTGATGGCATGGTATCGTTTCCTGCCGGGAAGTAATTTACTGGCGCTTCCACTGTTGATAGCTGCCGTTGTTGTTTTTTCGATGGCGGTGGGCATTTGGTTCAGCGCACTCACCATTCGTTTCCGCGATTTGCAATACGTGATTCCTTTCCTGGTACAGATTGGATTGTATCTTTCCCCGGTAGGTTATCCTGCTTCACAAATTCCCGCAGCCTACAAAAATCTTTATTACCTCAATCCAATGGCAGGAATCATCGATGGTTTTCGCTGGTGTCTGCTCGATACACCTTTGCCTGAAACCAGGTTTCTTTATTACAGTGCTGTTATAATTTTAGTCACACTTTTAAGTGGTGTATATTATTTTCAACGAACTGAACGTGTGATTGCGGATGTGATTTGA
- a CDS encoding Rieske (2Fe-2S) protein, whose product MTENSRRNFIKQASMLGAGACCLGTISIIESCTTSLEAIGSEKAVVETPGQITLLKSSIAGQSYTKLSSSKFRDPIFLNINADGTYSAVLMNCTHKGCSLAASQGKFVCPCHGSEFDLTGHVLTGPAKNDLQSFQVTSDDLHIIVKYQ is encoded by the coding sequence ATGACTGAAAACTCCCGCCGTAATTTTATCAAGCAAGCTTCAATGCTGGGTGCAGGTGCCTGCTGCCTTGGAACCATTTCCATCATTGAAAGCTGCACCACTTCGCTCGAAGCAATTGGTTCGGAAAAAGCAGTTGTTGAAACGCCCGGACAAATCACCCTGCTCAAATCTTCCATCGCCGGGCAATCCTATACGAAGCTGAGTTCAAGCAAATTCAGAGATCCCATTTTTCTCAACATCAATGCCGATGGCACGTATTCCGCAGTGCTCATGAATTGCACGCATAAAGGTTGCAGTCTTGCCGCTTCACAGGGCAAATTTGTTTGCCCTTGTCATGGTTCCGAATTTGATCTGACAGGCCATGTGTTAACGGGTCCGGCGAAAAATGATTTGCAAAGCTTCCAGGTTACTTCCGATGATTTGCATATTATTGTAAAGTATCAATAG
- a CDS encoding exopolyphosphatase produces the protein MNKRMAILDLGTNTFHLLIAEVTDDRIIKVLHKAEEFVQLGEDGLERIGEMPFERGLQQIIKYKTVIDHFQPQHIIAFGTAAIRSAANGDEFIKQVKLICPMEVRKISGDQEAELIYLGVKQAVKLTSAPVLIMDIGGGSTEFIIADENKIFWKQSFPVGASVLMKQFQHHEPINEAETAQLKKFLMEQLNSLFLQQQKFAITQLIGASGSFDTFAAIIGLQFSYQEKEGAKTSFNFSPEQFQALYHQLLQSNLEERLAMKGMKTFRAKMIVVAAILTDVILHQFAIQKISQSAFALKEGVLWKLIQNEKV, from the coding sequence ATGAATAAACGCATGGCCATTCTTGATCTGGGCACCAATACATTTCATCTGTTGATTGCGGAGGTAACAGATGATCGCATCATTAAAGTGCTGCATAAGGCCGAAGAATTTGTGCAATTGGGTGAAGATGGATTAGAACGTATTGGTGAAATGCCATTCGAACGCGGTCTGCAGCAGATCATAAAATATAAAACGGTGATTGATCATTTTCAACCGCAACATATTATTGCTTTCGGAACGGCTGCTATCAGAAGTGCCGCAAACGGAGATGAATTTATTAAGCAGGTCAAATTGATATGTCCGATGGAAGTGCGGAAAATTTCAGGCGATCAGGAAGCGGAATTGATTTATCTGGGCGTGAAACAAGCTGTGAAATTGACATCAGCACCAGTGCTGATAATGGATATCGGAGGAGGCAGCACCGAATTTATTATTGCAGATGAAAATAAAATTTTCTGGAAACAAAGTTTCCCGGTTGGAGCCTCCGTCTTGATGAAACAGTTTCAGCACCATGAACCGATCAATGAAGCAGAGACAGCGCAATTGAAAAAATTTCTAATGGAACAATTGAATTCATTATTTCTGCAACAGCAAAAATTTGCAATCACTCAACTCATTGGTGCGTCAGGTTCATTTGATACGTTTGCAGCTATAATTGGTCTGCAGTTTTCTTACCAGGAAAAGGAAGGGGCAAAAACATCATTCAATTTCTCACCAGAACAGTTTCAAGCATTGTATCACCAACTTCTACAAAGTAATCTTGAAGAAAGATTGGCGATGAAAGGCATGAAAACCTTTCGCGCGAAGATGATTGTTGTAGCTGCAATTCTTACAGATGTTATTCTTCATCAATTCGCCATTCAGAAAATCTCGCAGTCCGCTTTTGCTTTGAAGGAAGGTGTATTGTGGAAGCTGATTCAGAATGAAAAGGTTTGA
- a CDS encoding DNA-3-methyladenine glycosylase, giving the protein MTNKKLPLSFYLRSNVLRIARELPGKFLVTEIGGVKTSGMITEVEAYEGITDRASHAYNHRRTNRTEVMFAQGGTAYVYLCYGIHHLFNVVTNQLNIPHAILIRAIEPVEGIATMMERRKKLKLDFTLTAGPGAVSQALGISTAYTGSSLLSRSIWLEDRGIKIAPRKIIAGPRIGVEYAGEDSMRPYRFYITGNSWVSKQPNSKHKVLTSR; this is encoded by the coding sequence ATGACCAACAAAAAACTACCTCTTTCTTTTTACCTCCGAAGTAATGTGCTCCGGATTGCCCGTGAATTGCCGGGTAAATTCCTGGTGACTGAAATTGGTGGCGTAAAAACTTCAGGAATGATTACGGAAGTGGAAGCGTATGAAGGAATCACAGACCGCGCTTCCCATGCTTACAACCATCGCAGAACCAACAGAACGGAAGTGATGTTTGCGCAAGGTGGAACTGCCTATGTATATCTCTGCTATGGAATCCATCATTTATTCAATGTAGTTACCAATCAGTTAAACATTCCGCATGCGATCCTTATAAGAGCCATCGAACCGGTAGAAGGAATAGCAACTATGATGGAACGAAGAAAGAAATTGAAGCTTGATTTTACACTCACAGCAGGTCCCGGAGCTGTGTCACAGGCGCTTGGTATTTCAACAGCATACACAGGAAGCAGCCTGCTTTCTCGCAGCATCTGGCTTGAAGATCGTGGAATAAAAATCGCTCCGCGAAAAATCATTGCTGGCCCGCGCATTGGGGTGGAGTATGCAGGTGAAGATTCCATGCGGCCTTACCGCTTTTATATCACAGGAAATTCATGGGTATCAAAACAGCCGAATTCAAAACATAAAGTTTTGACTTCACGGTAG
- a CDS encoding polysaccharide deacetylase family protein — protein sequence MPNQSLLIYSPRNSPRLQYTLQLIFKNLLGLSYEFTTDRSRFSAFGGAKLSYAKTPNGEAIFIYAEELLFESDIKLFSIPAGTFNEIKTIFHHPHTAALPFDPFAATFYLVSRYEEYLPFKPDKHGRFPAELSLSYKEGFHKVPVVNHYALLLKQLIISNYPDFIFPEKKYQFQLTYDIDMVFAFREKGVLRNVGGFLRSFIAFNFREIAFRMKVLTRLQQDPFDTFDYQQLLHEKYSLRPVYFFLLGDHSMYDKNIDWRKDAFRKVVKQIADKNETGMHASYDSNRFPEKIKIEKQRLEKMSGRNVFRNRQHFLKLQFPDTYQKLFAAGITEDYTIGYSSQTGFRAGIASSFYFYDLQKEISTKLHIHPFAAMDAAMFYNMKMSPDAALAQSKQLADEVKKVNGTFTFLAHNDLISNQGPWKGWQQNFEALISYCNAPIET from the coding sequence ATGCCGAATCAGAGCTTGCTCATTTATTCCCCGCGTAATTCCCCACGACTGCAATATACTTTGCAGTTGATTTTCAAAAATTTATTAGGACTATCATATGAGTTTACGACAGATAGGTCCCGGTTTTCCGCTTTCGGCGGTGCAAAATTGAGTTATGCAAAAACACCAAACGGCGAAGCAATTTTTATATATGCAGAAGAATTATTATTTGAATCCGACATCAAATTATTTTCCATTCCTGCCGGCACATTCAATGAAATCAAAACGATCTTTCATCACCCTCATACAGCAGCGCTTCCATTTGATCCGTTTGCCGCCACATTCTACCTCGTTTCCAGGTACGAAGAATACCTTCCATTCAAGCCTGATAAACATGGCCGGTTTCCTGCGGAGCTGAGTCTCAGCTACAAAGAAGGTTTTCATAAAGTGCCTGTTGTAAATCATTATGCGCTGTTACTTAAACAATTGATCATTTCAAATTATCCTGACTTTATTTTCCCTGAGAAAAAGTATCAGTTTCAACTTACCTACGACATTGATATGGTTTTTGCTTTCCGCGAAAAAGGTGTCTTGCGGAATGTTGGTGGTTTCCTGAGATCGTTTATAGCATTTAACTTCAGAGAAATTGCATTTAGGATGAAAGTGTTGACACGTCTCCAACAAGATCCGTTTGATACATTTGATTACCAGCAATTACTGCACGAGAAGTATTCGCTGCGGCCCGTTTATTTTTTTCTGTTGGGCGATCATAGCATGTATGATAAAAACATTGATTGGCGAAAAGATGCTTTCAGAAAAGTTGTAAAACAGATTGCGGATAAAAACGAAACCGGTATGCATGCGAGTTATGATTCAAATCGTTTCCCGGAAAAAATAAAGATAGAAAAGCAAAGGCTCGAAAAAATGAGCGGCAGGAATGTATTTCGAAACCGGCAACATTTCTTAAAACTTCAGTTTCCGGATACGTATCAAAAACTTTTTGCTGCGGGAATTACTGAAGATTATACTATTGGTTATTCCTCACAAACCGGTTTTCGTGCCGGCATTGCATCGTCATTTTATTTTTACGACCTTCAAAAGGAAATCTCCACCAAACTGCATATACATCCTTTTGCAGCAATGGACGCAGCCATGTTTTACAATATGAAAATGAGTCCCGATGCTGCATTGGCACAATCGAAGCAACTGGCTGACGAAGTTAAAAAAGTGAACGGCACATTTACTTTTCTTGCGCACAACGACCTCATCAGCAATCAAGGTCCATGGAAAGGATGGCAGCAAAATTTTGAAGCATTGATCAGTTATTGTAATGCACCGATAGAAACTTAA
- a CDS encoding acylphosphatase, translated as MKHYSIRVYGKVQGVFFRASARHRAQLLDISGFTKNERDGSVYIEAEGSEKNLSLFIGWCHEGPERATVTNVEVKEGPVKNFTGFEVKRGMI; from the coding sequence ATTAAGCACTACAGCATTCGGGTTTACGGAAAAGTGCAAGGCGTTTTTTTTCGCGCCAGTGCGCGGCACCGTGCACAATTGCTCGATATTTCCGGTTTCACGAAGAATGAACGGGACGGTTCAGTGTATATAGAAGCAGAAGGTTCAGAAAAAAACCTGTCGCTTTTTATTGGATGGTGCCATGAAGGCCCCGAGCGTGCAACCGTAACAAATGTGGAAGTTAAGGAAGGCCCGGTGAAAAATTTTACCGGATTTGAAGTGAAGCGTGGTATGATTTAG